A genomic window from Candidatus Poribacteria bacterium includes:
- a CDS encoding malate dehydrogenase has translation MQYATDARLAVFGAAGAIGSNLVQAIIQMGITGNIVMYDPFEKGLEGAAEEIYHCGFPGANVKWTTSVQEALTGTSYVISSGGAPRREGMTREDLRRDNCQIAKELGQAIKTYAPDLKFLVVIFNPADITGLTALVHSGLPPARVSTLAALDSTRLQTALAQHFRVRQDKVIGCRTYGGHGEKMAVFKGDIRIDGKKLTDYLGEGHLSAEDWGKIQEHVRGGGARIISLRGRSSFQSPSVLSAAMVKSVVDSSPFPWPCGAYIREGEYEGVMMAADTLLDQSGVWYRVPQGDADDMLALQDSYAHLRALRDQTIADGILPPLSEWSQANPHL, from the coding sequence ATGCAGTACGCGACAGACGCTCGGCTGGCGGTGTTCGGCGCGGCTGGCGCCATTGGTTCGAACCTGGTGCAAGCCATCATTCAAATGGGCATCACCGGCAACATCGTCATGTACGACCCGTTCGAGAAGGGGCTGGAGGGAGCTGCCGAGGAGATCTACCACTGCGGGTTCCCCGGCGCGAACGTCAAGTGGACAACCTCCGTGCAGGAAGCCCTGACGGGCACGTCCTACGTCATCAGTTCCGGCGGCGCTCCCCGTCGCGAGGGCATGACCCGCGAAGACCTGCGACGCGACAACTGTCAGATCGCGAAGGAACTCGGACAGGCGATCAAGACCTACGCCCCGGACCTCAAGTTCCTCGTTGTCATCTTCAACCCGGCGGACATCACCGGCTTGACCGCGCTCGTCCATTCGGGACTGCCACCCGCCCGCGTCTCGACGCTCGCGGCGCTCGACTCGACGCGTCTGCAGACCGCGCTGGCACAGCACTTCCGCGTTCGACAGGACAAAGTCATCGGCTGCCGCACCTATGGCGGACACGGCGAGAAGATGGCGGTCTTCAAGGGCGACATCCGCATCGACGGCAAGAAGCTCACGGATTACCTCGGTGAAGGGCATCTCTCCGCCGAGGACTGGGGGAAAATCCAGGAGCACGTGCGCGGCGGAGGGGCCCGGATCATCTCCCTTCGCGGGCGCAGCTCGTTCCAGTCCCCGTCGGTCCTGAGCGCGGCGATGGTCAAGTCGGTCGTCGACAGCAGCCCCTTCCCCTGGCCCTGCGGAGCCTACATCCGCGAAGGCGAGTACGAAGGCGTCATGATGGCAGCCGACACGCTGCTCGACCAGTCGGGCGTCTGGTACCGCGTGCCCCAAGGCGATGCGGACGACATGCTCGCGCTGCAGGATTCCTACGCGCACCTGCGCGCGCTCCGCGACCAGACAATCGCCGACGGCATCCTGCCTCCGCTGAGCGAATGGAGTCAGGCGAACCCGCACCTGTAG
- a CDS encoding SDR family oxidoreductase, producing the protein MESGEPAPVVDGERRLSAKRPNGGPTMRLQNEIAVVTGGGSGIGKATAELFASEGAAVVVVDREPDAAQRVANAINAAGGKALPFAADLSDESQALSLVPFVTERCGGATILVNNAGVRVFGLVTEATQEDWDIILGTNLRAIGYCCKALIPVIARSGGGSIVNVSSANAIIGRSGMPLYDATKAGVLALTRAMAVGHAAEGIRVNAVCPGPTITGYHLRRAAERGVSEDQYRANAAASKVGVLNRHAEPIEIAYAILFLASREASYITGETLMVDGGMGAT; encoded by the coding sequence ATGGAGTCAGGCGAACCCGCACCTGTAGTCGATGGAGAACGCCGGTTGAGCGCGAAGCGTCCCAACGGAGGACCGACCATGCGACTCCAGAACGAGATCGCCGTCGTGACGGGCGGCGGCTCGGGCATCGGCAAGGCGACAGCGGAGCTCTTCGCGTCGGAGGGCGCTGCCGTCGTCGTCGTGGATCGCGAACCCGATGCTGCGCAGCGCGTCGCCAACGCGATCAACGCCGCTGGCGGCAAGGCGCTGCCCTTCGCCGCCGACCTGTCCGACGAGTCGCAGGCGTTGTCGCTGGTTCCGTTCGTCACGGAGCGCTGCGGCGGCGCGACGATCCTCGTCAACAACGCCGGCGTGCGCGTCTTCGGACTCGTCACCGAGGCGACCCAGGAAGACTGGGACATCATCCTCGGCACGAACCTGAGAGCCATCGGCTACTGCTGCAAGGCGCTCATTCCCGTTATCGCGCGGTCGGGCGGCGGAAGCATCGTCAACGTGTCGTCGGCGAATGCGATCATCGGCAGGAGCGGCATGCCGCTCTATGACGCGACGAAGGCGGGGGTTCTCGCGCTGACGCGCGCGATGGCGGTCGGGCATGCGGCGGAGGGCATCCGCGTCAACGCTGTCTGCCCGGGCCCGACGATCACGGGCTACCACCTCCGCCGAGCGGCGGAGCGGGGCGTCTCGGAAGATCAGTACCGGGCGAACGCGGCGGCGAGCAAGGTCGGCGTCCTGAACCGGCACGCGGAGCCCATCGAGATCGCGTACGCGATCCTCTTCCTCGCGTCGCGCGAGGCGTCCTACATCACGGGCGAGACACTCATGGTCGACGGCGGCATGGGCGCGACATGA